atgttattccgctgcgtattcttaagtaataagtcttttgaattaagtcggattcatccgaacttactagttaattgaatctttgtggctaaacataagatatattataaatgtcccCTTCGCTGTCAAAGATTAAGTTCAatccttcattatatatatttaccctttctatccccgcttctaatcttcctcccttagtcatggttttttcggcttaattatccttaattaagtccggtcgtgacatagTGGGCTTGTATAAGCTGTGGAGCCTAAACCAACTGAGCTAAGAGCTCTCTTGATATTCAATGCTTTAAcagttttatataatatattaaaatcggttataatttttttttaatatttaaggtgGAGCCGGATCCGGGTCGGGTCGTGACCCAGACCCGCGCTCACACCATGCGCGCAGAAATAAACTGGCGCTCACGTAAGTCCATCTCATGTTCTAGACATCTTTATTGATTTCCTTTATCTCACGAGGCATTGACATGAATATGCCAAAGTGAACTTTTACAGTTTTACCAATAGAACCAATGAATATAGGTTAGGAATTCTAAATGTACCCCTATTATAATGGTAGAAAAATAAAACTCATAAGCATAAACACATGGACACCTTAACAATTTGATAATCATAACTCTTAAGAGTCAACGCAACCTTGTAACGGCTACACTATACAGCAACAATTCAAGCAGCAAAAAAAGGGCATATTATGACAAtcagaaaacaaaaaaacataCCTTACAGGTAAAGCAACAATTTTTTCAAATATGATCACAAATAAGTGGAAACAGAAAATTCATAAATTCATAAGAGCAACAACCCGAAGCAGGATAGCAAATGCATAGATATGCATCAACCAATACAACAATCCcaccaaaatagaaataaacaCAAACCGAAGCAGGATTCTAAATGCATAGATACGCATCAAAATTAAACCGAATCAACTTCAAAATCAATATATCTGACTTCTATAGGCACGAAATGAAGAGCAATAGCTCAATCAAACGCTTGTTCCGAAAAACTCTTAAATCAAATCCCGAAAGGGATTGGGGTGCAGAATTGATAGCTGACTAAGTCGGACCAGGAGAATGGTGGAGGCGGGGCGATTGAGTGGATGCGGCATAATTGTTAGTGaactaataaatttataactaaaaaatcTAGGTTTTAAAACTTCTATTGTGAACATTTACCTTGTATATACTTTTAATCTTTCCAAAAAATTTCTTTCTAAAGTAGAgaaatcattctatatttactattgTAATCTTTCCTATTAGAAAACTTACCATGGAGGAGAAAACCTCATTTCGCCGAAAATTTGATTTCGATTTTCATAATAGATATAATAGATTGGATCGAATCGGAATTATCTCCGGCGATGATCTCGGCGCTTCTTGTCGTCGTCCTCGGCCGCGAAGTCATCCAATTTGGTGACCGCGAAGTTCGACGGGGAATGGAGAGTTGTGGTGGAGATGGGATGGGTAGATCGATGCAGGGCCGGCGCATCGCGGTGGGGGAGGGGGAAAGCGAGGTGGTAGATCGCGGGGGAGCCCAGCGAAGCGAATCGTGGTTGGAAAGTGCAGTATTAAGCTTTCAACACCTCCATGGTCGGAAATGGTTTGAGATgcttgaagagagagaaatattgAATGGGGTAGATCGATGCAGGGCCGGCGCCGAGGGAGCGCCGGTGTTCAGAGACGGGAGGGCAGGGATTCCAGGGAATGGGATTGGGGAATTAGGCATGTAATTTGATGTACtgtaatataataaataagataatgtatatataaaatataacttATGTGGAATTATATTGCCACGTCAGCGATATAAAATTAAGCTagaagctctagaattgcagggatTTTGAATGGTGAAttcttagatatgccacataggatcCCGTACTAAAGAGAGCGCATAAATCACTAGATATATGCTAATctctttctttttaaaaatttgacTCATCGAATTGGACGATGACTCGGATTTCTTCTGACACGTGTTAATATATTATTGGTTCAATGTGGTCAATAGTGCTACATCAACAAGTATTGACGTCACACCCAAACTAAATGCGGAGTAATAAAAAACGCTCTCCGAcgatataaataataaaatccaGTATTTGGGAGAATAAACCAAAACGCTCTCCCAACTAGCAAATTCCGACCGATCTTGACTGGTTTgtaaaattctctctctctctctctctcgcattCTGATTATCCTCAGATCTGTTTCGTAATGTAAAATTCTAAAtgttgtttttttctttttctttcaaaaaattGTTTTCTAGGTcgtgatttattttataagattTGTTATCGTGTTTGATGCTCACCTGTGTCTACCTTGCCAAGAAATCCAAGGGAACATTAGAATCCATGGAATAATTGTTACTTCAAAAATGCGGATCTGGCggtttttcattttatattttattttatttcatggcAGATCGTTTTGGCTCGCATTGTTGCGTTTGTTTgcttaattttgaattttgcaATGGTTAAATGGTAATATATGAAATTGAGCCTATCTAGATTGGTATTCTATCAGTTATTGTTGATAGAAACCCGGTATATATAAAAGTTCACGTTTCTGATCTAGATTTGATAAAGAGTGAAATCATAATTATAAGATGTCTGTTGTTTTATGTTGAAGAAAATATGTTTGGTGTTACAACTTCTAAGGTTTAATGAGTTGGCAAAGTCAGAATATTTTAATCCTAGGAGCATTGGAACCTGGAAGCTTTAATTTTGCTAAAATATATTGTGATTAGGTTCGCCTGTGCAAGCATGGTTTGACTCTTAggcaaaattgaaaatattggaaaatcttgttagaaaatttagaattttatCAGGGGCATTTACTTACTTTTGAAGAGTAGCCCAGATAGCTAAAAATACTACTCCACATGCTAATCCATTGTTTACTAAGATGGCttggaactttgggatatccaaAGTCCTTAATAATTTCaatcatttgagctaatttttctttatttcatatCCTATAGAAAGGGTAGTAGGGTTGGAGAAATCCTAGTAAAGATGGTAAAAGTACTCAATTGTGTACcttatcaatcatgaaaagtaaaccCCCAGGATTGGTTTCTAATCTCCATTTGTTTTATAGTAAGCCCAGCTCTTTGTATGTTTTCCTTGGTCATATTACTGATGTAGTTCACTTTTTTATGTGACAGTTCCTGAATAATTTAATCAACGAGAATGGGAGGTGGATTTAGAGTGCTCCATCTGGTTCGACCTTTCCTTTCGTTTCTCCCAGAGGTTCAAAGTGCAGACAGGAAGGTTCCGTTCAGAGAGAAGGTTATATACACTGTCATATCTCTGTTCATTTTCCTGGTCTGCAGCCAGCTTCCATTGTATGGCATACACTCTACAACTGGCGCAGATCCATTCTATTGGATGCGTGTCATTCTTGCCTCAAACAGAGGCACAGTGATGGAGCTTGGAATAACCCCAATAGTGACATCAGGACTAGTTATGCAACTCTTAGCAGGTTCAAAGATCATTGAAGTTGACAACAACGTGAGAGAGGATCGAGCCCTTTTGTAAGTCTACGGAAAGGGCTTATCTTTTTTGTAAGTGGTTATGATGGTTTGGTTGAATGCAaattgtaaatatttatttcCTATCGAATATCCACTATTGCTATAAATGCCATCTGAGGAACTGTGAAATTTACCTGTGCAATTTATCTTATTAGTGTCAACATGATTTAGCAGGAATTGATGTGGTTAAATTATGAGATTGAGTTTCGTCAACTTATCTTATTGCTCATATCTTTTGCATGTCAACTTGCCTGAATAGATTATCCCGTTTTAGTTATATGTTTTGCCTTGTGGTCCAGTTGAATTTCTATTCATCTCATTGCTCTTGTAATGTGATGCTAAGAATTAGTAACCTTTCTGTCTTTGACCAGAAATGGCGCACAGAAGTTGTTAGGCATTTTAATTGCAGTCGGGGAAGCTGTGGCGTATGTTCtttcaggaatgtatggcagtgTCGGCCAACTTGGAGTTGGGAATGCAATCCTTATAATTCTGCAACTCTGCTTTGCTGGCATCATAGTTATTTGCCTGGATGAGCTTCTCCAGAAGGGATATGGCCTTGGCTCTGGTATTTCACTCTTCATTGCAACCAATATTTGGTAAGTGGTGATTATCTAGTTATTTCTATATTGACTCATTCTGATAAGACTGAGGGTGTTCACctctttgaatttcttgattTTACAGTGAAAACATTATCTGGAAAGCATTTAGCCCAACCACCATTAACAGTGGGCGTGGAGCTGAATTTGAAGGTGCTGTTATTGCTTTGTTCCATTTGTTGATCACTCGGACCGACAAGGTTCGTGCTTTGCGAGAGGCATTCTACCGGCAGAACCTCCCTAACGTCACAAACTTACTGGCCACTGTCTTGGTCTTTCTTATCGTCATTTACTTCCAAGGGTTCCGTGTAGTTTTGCCAGTGAGGTCAAAGAATGCTCGGGGGCAACAGGGTTCTTATCCTATTAAGCTATTCTACACTTCTAATATGCCCATTATTTTGCAGTCTGCACTTGTATCCAATCTGTACTTCATTTCCCAGGTAATGAGCTATTTTTGTTCTAGTTTATGAGTTGGGGCACCTTTTCCTCTCTAATACAATTGCTAATGTTTGCATTTTATTTCTCCAGTTGCTTTATAGGAAATACAGTGGTAATTTCCTTGTTAACCTTTTGGGGAAGTGGAAGGAATCTGAGTACTCTGGTCAATCTGTTCCTGTTGGGGGTCTTGCTTATTATATAACAGCACCATCTAGGTAATTATTTGGATGGGCcatgtttatattaattaagattattTGCTTATGTATGTTTCTAAGTTGAAGTGCTTAATTTGATCATTTTCGTTTATTCTACTCACTTTTCAATTAATTGCTTTTGCAGCTTGTCAGATATATTAGCCAATCCTTTCCATGGATTGTTTTACATTGTGTTCATGCTGTCAGCATGTGCTTTATTTTCAAAAACGTGGATTGAGGTATCAGGATCCTCGGCCAAAGATGTGGCTAAGCAACTGAAGGTATTCTGTCTACTTCTTAAGGGTCTAGTCTTCTAGAGTTGTCATCTTAGGTCATGCATTGCATGCATCAGTCCAAAATATTGACTTTTTGTCCATTTTGCCTTAAGCTTCCACAAACTTGGTGCTCTGAAGTTGATTTTCACATACGTTTAGCAAATATTTTATTCATCTGCCTGGATGCCTTGCAGAGCATAAAACATATTTCCTAAATCCTGATGTGCAGCAATATATGTATTATTAATTGTCAATAGTGACATGACGCGAAACTAAAATGTTGGTAGTGACTTACAATTCTTTTGCCATTTGAAATGCTATTTTACACAACATAGCTTAGTGTCTATATTATACATGCAGTTTCCCTTTAACCAGTTCTCACTACTATTATACATGAGCATAATCCTATCTTATTTCCATGTCTGAATTTCTCTAGGAGCAACAAATGGTGATGCCTGGACATAGAGAATCAAATCTGCAGAAGGAGCTGAACCGATACATTCCCACTGCAGCTGCATTTGGCGGCATGTGCATTGGTGCACTGACAGTCTTGGCAGATCTCATGGGCGCGATTGGTTCTGGTACAGGAATTCTGCTTGCAGTTACCATCATATATCAGTATTTTGAGACATTCGAGAAGGAGAAGGCGAGCGAACTTGGTTTCTTTGGTTTCTAAGACATTCCGGTGAGCTAGTTACAGTGACTGAAACTTTTCAATTTTGGTTAGATGAGGAATGTAAAGAAGAAAAATCCTAATGGA
The genomic region above belongs to Salvia miltiorrhiza cultivar Shanhuang (shh) chromosome 5, IMPLAD_Smil_shh, whole genome shotgun sequence and contains:
- the LOC130986888 gene encoding uncharacterized protein LOC130986888; translation: MGGGFRVLHLVRPFLSFLPEVQSADRKVPFREKVIYTVISLFIFLVCSQLPLYGIHSTTGADPFYWMRVILASNRGTVMELGITPIVTSGLVMQLLAGSKIIEVDNNVREDRALLNGAQKLLGILIAVGEAVAYVLSGMYGSVGQLGVGNAILIILQLCFAGIIVICLDELLQKGYGLGSGISLFIATNICENIIWKAFSPTTINSGRGAEFEGAVIALFHLLITRTDKVRALREAFYRQNLPNVTNLLATVLVFLIVIYFQGFRVVLPVRSKNARGQQGSYPIKLFYTSNMPIILQSALVSNLYFISQLLYRKYSGNFLVNLLGKWKESEYSGQSVPVGGLAYYITAPSSLSDILANPFHGLFYIVFMLSACALFSKTWIEVSGSSAKDVAKQLKEQQMVMPGHRESNLQKELNRYIPTAAAFGGMCIGALTVLADLMGAIGSGTGILLAVTIIYQYFETFEKEKASELGFFGF